TGCCAGGGCAGCCCGAGTACCAGCGCCTCGAACTGCAGATGGGTCAGGTGCAGCGGTTCACCCGGCTTGGGCCAGGCAAAACCCCCTTCATGCAAACGACGCACCGCGAGCCACATGCCGATGCCGTCATGCACCAGAACCTTCATCCGGTTTGCCCGCCGGTTGGCAAACAGATAGGCATGCTGCGGCCGCGCTTCGCCGAACACCTGGACCACCCGCGCCAGCAGCGTATCCATGCCGGCGCGAAGGTCCAGCGTCGGCGTCGACAACCAGACCGCTTCCACCCGGATCATCGCAACCAGGCCTGCAGCCAGGCACCCAGTTCCGGAGCTGCCTGCACCGGCCAGTGGATCGTCGCCACGAATCCAGCGCGGCGCAGTTCAATCCGGATATCGCCGGGCGGGGCTTCCGACGGCGCAATCCGCACCGGCACGAAATCGAGCACGTTCGCCTCCGCGGCTACGCGCTTCGACGACGCCACAATGCCTTGCTCGCGCAACCAGCGCCGTACCAGATTGGCGTTGATCCCGTGTGCCAGTGCTACCCCGGCAACGGAGGCATCGGGCTGTCGGCAGGCATCCACCACCTGCAGTTTGAAATCGGCGCTGTGCTGCCGCCGGGTGCTCTTAGTGTGTTCGGCCATAGCGTCCACCAAGAATTTAGGTGGACACTATCCTGCACGCTTACCTCACGCTGGATTATTTCAACACTGCGTTCGCTTGCTCCCTACAGAAGCACTACAAATCATTGTTTAAAAATGTCTATCTCAGCTGCTGACGTCCATGGGTTGCCGTTAACTTCGCTCAAGGCGCGGAATCGGACGTAACGTCCCGATGTCGGAGGAATCTTGATCTGCTGTTTGCGCAAGATCGATTGTCCGCTACAGCCCCAGCTCATGTTTGAGTAGTCGAACGAACCGCCTACCAAGTCATTTCCCCAATTCACGCCGTCGAGGCTAAGAAAAATCTCGTACTTGCGAACGGTTCCGTTGGCGCAGCCATCCTGTCGGGGCAGATACGATAGTCCAGAGACCAGTTGAGGCGATCCCAGATCAATGACGATTTGATGTGGCAGATTGGCCGGCGTCGCACCCGACCAAGCAGTATGCCAGAACGTTGTGGGATTCAGATCAATGGCCTGAGTCGCCGGAGCAAATTGGCCCACGGTTTCCTGGCTGTCGAAGGACAAGATGCTCCAGGGACTGGTGCTGCGCGAAATTGATTGCGCACCCGTCACGTTCAGAATGACCGTTTGCGTATGAGACAACTGACCGGATGAGGCTGTCACAGTTGCGGTGTAAAGGCCCGCGCTGGTTGTATTAGGAACCGTCAGATTCAATTTCGCCTGATTTCCAGGGTTCCCTGTGAATGCGGCGGTTACGCCGGCCGGCAATCCGGCAACCGCCCAATTCACAGTTCCGCTAAACGCGTTCAATGGATTGGCCCTAAGTTCAAAACTTGAGCTTCCAGCCATGACAGGCAGGTACGCGGGCAAGGCAGTGACTGTGAAGTCTCCGGTTGTCGGCAATAGGCCATACACCAATATCTGATTTGAGTTGGTCGCGACGTAGACCTTGCCGTTGACCACCACCGGGGGGACATATTTGGTAAACAGGCCCACATCGTCCCTGGTCAGGTTATCCTTGCTGCTCCAGAGCCGCGTCAGGGTATCCGCATTATAGGCCCGCAACTCTCCCACCGTCATTTCGTGGTCGGCATTGGTTTGCGTGCCATAGGCCCAGACAATTCCACTGCCGGCTTGCTCTCCATTGGCCGAAACGGTCAGGAATCCGCCTGGCTCTGCAAAGGTGTCTATAGAAGCCTTCGCGCCTGTAGTCACGAAGCGGAAGCCATCGAAGGGATAGCTACGTACCGCGTCGAAACATTGGGCATGGTACGTCAGCGAACCGCCGGCTTGTGCGGAGCGAACCCATATGGCGGCCCCATTGCGGATCTCGAGCCCTCCAAATGGCAGCGACTGTACCTGGTTGAGAGCATTATTGACGCCTTTACCGAGACCCGTCGGGCTATTGGAATCGACAAGGTAAAGAACACCGTCTTTGCCTCCCATGGTAACCAGGGTACTGCCTGGAATCAGCATCGGCCCGGAACTGCCGAAGTCTTCGTCCGCTGCATCAAGGGCTGCCCTGTTATCGGGCGTGAACCAATCAACGACTTTCAGACCCTGCAACGGATCAAGCTTCAGGAGGCTTTCACTGAAGTTGTTGACACCGTCGTAACCACCGTTTCCCCACACGTTACTCACGGCGAGGTAGACGTATCCAAGGTTGTCGACGACGGGTGCCCGACCAGACATCCACACGCCGCCACCAGGGCCATTGACCTTGCCGCCGGTACCGGCTACCCCCGGCGCGGTAGGCGTCGTAACCAGTATTCCGCTCCGCGCGCCGGATTGACCATCGTATGCCATGACCCAGCCATAATAGGCATTGAAGTCTTCATGAGAACCGAAGCTGATGATTACCTGTCCTTGCGCGATGTTGAGGGCAGCGCGTTGGTTCTGGACATTCGGGTTGAATGTAACAGTCTTATTGCCGACAGTAACGCTTCCAGATAAGGGGGCCGTTGGCCAGTTGGTCTTTTCAGCGCCTGTAGCAATATCCAAGGCGTGCAGACGGAAAATGTTCTGACCGTTCTCCTTGGTACGTACTACCAGATAGATGGTATTGCTTGCCCGGTCGATGACCGGGGTGCTCTCGATACCGATATTGCCGGCGATATTCAATGAATTGGTAAGGGCAACGTCAGTCACCGGAACGGGGGTCACACCGCCCTGGGCGAAATTTACGCTCCATAGCGGGTTGCCCGTATTGGCGTCGAACGCATACAGGATATCTTCCATCGTTGCCACATAGAGCACATCCCGCTGCACGCCTTGAACCGTCAGCTTAGAGACGTATAGTGGCTGCGCGTAGACTTTCCCAAAAACTGGGATGCTGAAGAGACGGCCGAATTTCTGCCCATTAACATTGCTTGTTGTCAGTACAGTCTCACTCTTGTTTGCGCCAGTTCCGGCGGCGTCGTAACGGCTGACCAACACATCCAACGCCGAAGCGGTTGCCGCTGCGGGTCTGGCTGATGCTTCATTGGACAATGCGGAGGAAAGCGTGCCGTTAAGTGCGCGTATCTTGTAGTAATACGTGGTGCCGTTTACCAGACCACTGTCTTGGTAACTGGTGGCCGTAATGGGTATTGGATTTAGCGGGATCGTGCTTTCGCTGTTCGATAATGTCCCCCGGTAGATGTTATACCCCGTTGCCCCGGCTACGGCTGCCCAGCTCAGCGTCACCTTTGAGTCGCCTGCGGACGCTGCGGTGATGACGGGAGCCGGAGCTTCCGGAGCCGCGCCACTGCAAGTCACAATGGCATTGGCCCAGTCGCCATGGTCGAAATCAATCGTGGTGCCGCCCGTTGCAACAAGGCGCAGCGTCATGGAGCCGGCGCTGAGCGGTACATTGACAGCGGTAGCTGCGTCTGCGCCGGTCTTGACTCCTGACTGAAACAACCGGGTGCTAGTGTCTTTCCAAACTTCAAAGGCGACCGAGCCTAGGGGCGAGCTAACCTCATCGTCGATGCCCACTTGGGCATTGAAAGTGCAGCTGGCGGGTGCCGGGGGGATGACGATGTTAAAGCGTATGTCACTGTTGGCGTGCACACCGAAGCCTTTCGCAAAAGTGGCTCCATTGATCGTCAGGGTTTTGCCGTCTCCGGCGGCCTGCTCTCCATTGGACATGTTTTTCTCGACGGGCCCCCAACCGTTTGTCGGCGTGCCGGCCGGAGCGAGGTCGGACAAGTTGATGGTGCTATTCGTGCCAACCTGGGGTGTTGCGAACACTTCATTGGAAAGGCCGGAAACCGCTCCCGCGCCGTTGACGGCCCTGATCTTGTAGAAGTACGTGATCCCGTTCGTCAGTCCGCTGTCCAGGTAGCTGGTTGTGGTTATCGGTGTTGAATTGAGCGGTATGGAACCCTCGCTGCCTGCCGAAGTGCCTCGATAAACATTGTAGCCATTGGCGCCCGCGCTGGCGGACCAGGCGAGGGTCACCGAGGCATTCCCAGGCGTGGCTGAGTTCAACGTCGGAATGGCTGGTGCCGTCGGCACCGAGACGCCCAGACGAATCGTTACATTGGCATCCCACCAGTTCGAAGTGGCCAGGTCGGGTATGCCGTCA
The sequence above is a segment of the Methyloterricola oryzae genome. Coding sequences within it:
- a CDS encoding NPCBM/NEW2 domain-containing protein, yielding MAFCRLFQLRKRPGIYLSFSEFDSHQTWFMIMRFNHLECRGSKHFAALAATLLLSAIFAHSVLAAPVYLSDLVPTGTPTNGWGPYEKDKSNGEQLQGDGKALTINGVTYAKGLGVHANSDLRFSVSVPTGSSCALRAQVGVDDEVGNQGSVVFEVWNGTTTRLYQSPRKTGADAATAVNVSLPAGNSTLRLLVTNGGDNVTFDHADWAKALVTCSSGSANLFGPATSLSAGAHAHAVRIADLNFDGKADLVTANAAEATISVLLGNGNGSFQPKTNYATTALGEPKSITIGDLNGDGALDLVTPNQITNNVSVLLGNLTLGKGDGTFKGKVDYPSASGAHEAATGDINKDGKLDVVVAGWGGSVLSVLLGNGDGTLRSQTTFATGTAPHSIVIADFNGDQNPDLATANHDSNNVSVLLGNGSGGFQARVNYSVGTSPHSIRAADLDKDGFIDLVTANDVSNDASVLFGVGNGTFQTAIDYPTGITPKSVFIADVNGDNLPDILIATINGNYPTLVNTGGDRVSVLLGTGNRGFQDRVDYAVGQGPFSVVTGDVNNDGIPDLATSNWWDANVTIRLGVSVPTAPAIPTLNSATPGNASVTLAWSASAGANGYNVYRGTSAGSEGSIPLNSTPITTTSYLDSGLTNGITYFYKIRAVNGAGAVSGLSNEVFATPQVGTNSTINLSDLAPAGTPTNGWGPVEKNMSNGEQAAGDGKTLTINGATFAKGFGVHANSDIRFNIVIPPAPASCTFNAQVGIDDEVSSPLGSVAFEVWKDTSTRLFQSGVKTGADAATAVNVPLSAGSMTLRLVATGGTTIDFDHGDWANAIVTCSGAAPEAPAPVITAASAGDSKVTLSWAAVAGATGYNIYRGTLSNSESTIPLNPIPITATSYQDSGLVNGTTYYYKIRALNGTLSSALSNEASARPAAATASALDVLVSRYDAAGTGANKSETVLTTSNVNGQKFGRLFSIPVFGKVYAQPLYVSKLTVQGVQRDVLYVATMEDILYAFDANTGNPLWSVNFAQGGVTPVPVTDVALTNSLNIAGNIGIESTPVIDRASNTIYLVVRTKENGQNIFRLHALDIATGAEKTNWPTAPLSGSVTVGNKTVTFNPNVQNQRAALNIAQGQVIISFGSHEDFNAYYGWVMAYDGQSGARSGILVTTPTAPGVAGTGGKVNGPGGGVWMSGRAPVVDNLGYVYLAVSNVWGNGGYDGVNNFSESLLKLDPLQGLKVVDWFTPDNRAALDAADEDFGSSGPMLIPGSTLVTMGGKDGVLYLVDSNSPTGLGKGVNNALNQVQSLPFGGLEIRNGAAIWVRSAQAGGSLTYHAQCFDAVRSYPFDGFRFVTTGAKASIDTFAEPGGFLTVSANGEQAGSGIVWAYGTQTNADHEMTVGELRAYNADTLTRLWSSKDNLTRDDVGLFTKYVPPVVVNGKVYVATNSNQILVYGLLPTTGDFTVTALPAYLPVMAGSSSFELRANPLNAFSGTVNWAVAGLPAGVTAAFTGNPGNQAKLNLTVPNTTSAGLYTATVTASSGQLSHTQTVILNVTGAQSISRSTSPWSILSFDSQETVGQFAPATQAIDLNPTTFWHTAWSGATPANLPHQIVIDLGSPQLVSGLSYLPRQDGCANGTVRKYEIFLSLDGVNWGNDLVGGSFDYSNMSWGCSGQSILRKQQIKIPPTSGRYVRFRALSEVNGNPWTSAAEIDIFKQ
- a CDS encoding transposase, translated to MAEHTKSTRRQHSADFKLQVVDACRQPDASVAGVALAHGINANLVRRWLREQGIVASSKRVAAEANVLDFVPVRIAPSEAPPGDIRIELRRAGFVATIHWPVQAAPELGAWLQAWLR
- the tnpB gene encoding IS66 family insertion sequence element accessory protein TnpB (TnpB, as the term is used for proteins encoded by IS66 family insertion elements, is considered an accessory protein, since TnpC, encoded by a neighboring gene, is a DDE family transposase.), with translation MIRVEAVWLSTPTLDLRAGMDTLLARVVQVFGEARPQHAYLFANRRANRMKVLVHDGIGMWLAVRRLHEGGFAWPKPGEPLHLTHLQFEALVLGLPW